A portion of the Pyxidicoccus trucidator genome contains these proteins:
- a CDS encoding ABC transporter ATP-binding protein encodes MALLELDNVGLSFSGVRALDGVSFTIEAGALHAVIGPNGAGKSSLFNCISGIHRHMEGRVRLEGKDLAGVEPTEIARLGVSRMFQNLALFEHLTVLENLLLGRHQRYQAGLLANLFWTRKARAEEIRHREKAEEVIDFLNLEHFRWMPVAVLPYGIRKRVELGRALCMEPKLLLLDEPTAGLNQEETEDMANALLDLRHELGVTQVLIGHELRFVMDLATQVTVLDRGRVIANGPPSTLRHDTRVLSAYVGGTVAA; translated from the coding sequence ATGGCACTGCTCGAGCTCGACAACGTAGGCCTCTCCTTCTCCGGAGTGCGCGCGCTGGATGGTGTCTCCTTCACCATCGAAGCGGGCGCGCTGCATGCCGTGATTGGCCCCAACGGGGCCGGGAAGAGCAGCCTCTTCAACTGCATCAGCGGCATCCACCGGCACATGGAGGGCCGGGTGCGGCTGGAGGGCAAGGACCTGGCGGGCGTCGAGCCCACGGAGATTGCCCGCCTCGGCGTGTCGCGCATGTTCCAGAACCTGGCGCTGTTCGAGCACCTCACCGTGCTGGAGAACCTCCTCCTGGGCCGCCACCAGCGCTACCAGGCGGGGCTGCTGGCCAACCTGTTCTGGACCCGCAAGGCGCGCGCCGAGGAGATCCGCCACCGCGAGAAGGCCGAGGAGGTCATCGACTTCCTCAACCTGGAGCACTTCCGGTGGATGCCCGTCGCGGTGCTGCCCTACGGCATCCGCAAGCGGGTGGAATTGGGCCGCGCGCTCTGCATGGAGCCCAAGCTGCTGCTGCTGGACGAGCCCACCGCCGGCCTCAACCAGGAGGAGACCGAGGACATGGCCAACGCCCTGCTCGACCTCCGGCACGAACTCGGGGTGACGCAGGTCCTCATCGGCCACGAGCTCCGGTTCGTGATGGACCTCGCCACGCAGGTGACGGTGCTGGACCGCGGCCGCGTCATCGCGAACGGCCCGCCGTCGACGCTCCGCCATGACACCCGAGTGCTGAGCGCCTACGTCGGCGGGACGGTGGCGGCATGA
- a CDS encoding ABC transporter ATP-binding protein — MTASSPPLLQVQNLQVVYHSVVRALRGISLEVPQQGVVALLGPNGAGKSTALRAISGLLDLHDGTITKGKIELSGQSLLRLPADGRVRAGVVQILEGRRILNELSVEENLIAGGFGMGAQSRAELVESAFTRFPVLRERRRQKAGYLSGGEQQLLAICRGLMRRPKVLLLDEPFLGLSPKAVGEVSELIQRVSSEGVSVLLVEQNAMVALKLARYGYVLETGKVVLDGPADKLREDPDVQEFYLGFGREGQRGYHELKRYRRKRRWLS, encoded by the coding sequence ATGACAGCAAGTAGTCCGCCCCTCCTCCAGGTGCAGAATCTGCAGGTCGTCTACCACTCCGTGGTGCGGGCCCTCCGGGGAATCTCCCTGGAGGTGCCCCAGCAGGGAGTGGTGGCGCTCCTCGGTCCCAACGGCGCCGGCAAGTCCACCGCACTGCGCGCCATCAGCGGGCTGTTGGACCTGCACGACGGCACCATCACCAAGGGGAAGATTGAGCTCTCCGGCCAGAGCCTCCTCCGCCTTCCGGCGGATGGGCGGGTGCGCGCGGGCGTCGTCCAGATTCTCGAAGGTCGCCGCATCCTCAACGAGCTGTCCGTGGAGGAGAACCTCATCGCGGGGGGCTTCGGCATGGGCGCCCAGTCGCGCGCGGAGCTCGTCGAGTCCGCCTTCACGCGCTTCCCGGTGCTGCGCGAGCGGCGCCGCCAGAAGGCCGGCTACCTGTCCGGCGGCGAGCAGCAATTGCTGGCCATCTGCCGCGGGCTGATGCGGCGTCCCAAGGTGCTGCTGCTCGACGAGCCCTTCCTGGGGCTGTCCCCGAAGGCCGTGGGCGAAGTCTCGGAGCTCATCCAACGCGTCAGCAGCGAGGGCGTCTCGGTGCTCCTCGTGGAGCAGAACGCCATGGTGGCGCTGAAGCTGGCCCGGTACGGCTACGTGCTGGAGACGGGCAAGGTCGTGCTGGACGGCCCCGCGGACAAGCTCCGGGAGGACCCCGACGTCCAGGAGTTCTACCTGGGCTTCGGGCGCGAGGGGCAGCGGGGCTACCACGAGCTGAAGCGCTACCGCCGCAAGCGGCGCTGGCTGTCTTGA
- a CDS encoding ABC transporter substrate-binding protein, translated as MRRLVLGLMAAALGLTACKKEDSAAPKSQASQSQSQPVSDIKADKGVDVEKKVVYVGALNDESGPGAAIGKPFAAGKRLLVRQVNAGNSGLLPDGWKLELVERDHAYNPQNAVQAYSDIHDQVLFLGTSFGTPNTLPLRDKLAADGMVAFPASQSSEMARNQHTPPIGASYKMEAMRAMDWAVEHAGGADKVKAAIVYQGDDYGKDGIEGWTEAAKHHGVTVVSQQTVAPGQKDFAAVVTALRQSGANYVLLTVLPSASGPILGTAAQLKYMPNWVGQTPAWVDRFFDPKVIPAAVFTHFYWATGLTYWGDSVPGMKDFVALQALHSDVPKDFYTLASYVQGRVQIEALKKAIEAKDVTRAGYLQALKGITGTTAGGMTAEPVDLSRFPYETAVSVRVLKPVLDQAGWSVVAEYAKPKALGASPAKATDDSK; from the coding sequence ATGCGACGGCTCGTACTCGGGCTCATGGCGGCGGCTCTCGGTTTGACGGCCTGCAAGAAGGAAGATTCCGCGGCACCGAAGTCCCAGGCCTCGCAATCACAGTCCCAACCCGTATCGGACATCAAGGCAGACAAAGGCGTCGACGTGGAGAAGAAGGTCGTCTACGTCGGCGCGCTCAACGACGAGAGCGGGCCGGGGGCGGCCATTGGCAAGCCATTCGCCGCCGGCAAGCGGCTGCTGGTCCGTCAGGTGAACGCCGGCAACAGCGGCCTGCTCCCCGACGGCTGGAAGCTGGAGCTCGTCGAGCGGGATCACGCCTACAACCCGCAGAACGCGGTGCAGGCGTACAGCGACATCCACGACCAGGTGCTCTTCCTGGGCACCAGCTTCGGCACGCCCAACACCCTGCCCCTGCGCGACAAGCTGGCGGCGGACGGCATGGTGGCCTTCCCCGCCTCGCAGTCCTCGGAGATGGCGCGCAACCAGCACACGCCGCCCATTGGCGCCTCCTACAAGATGGAGGCCATGCGGGCCATGGACTGGGCCGTCGAGCACGCGGGGGGCGCGGACAAGGTGAAGGCAGCCATCGTCTACCAGGGCGATGACTACGGGAAGGACGGCATCGAGGGCTGGACGGAGGCCGCCAAGCACCACGGCGTCACCGTCGTCTCGCAACAGACTGTCGCCCCGGGCCAGAAGGACTTCGCCGCCGTGGTGACGGCGCTCCGTCAGTCGGGCGCCAACTACGTGCTGCTCACGGTGCTCCCCAGCGCGTCGGGGCCCATCCTCGGCACGGCCGCGCAGCTCAAGTACATGCCCAACTGGGTGGGTCAGACGCCGGCCTGGGTGGACCGCTTCTTCGACCCGAAGGTCATCCCCGCCGCCGTCTTCACCCACTTCTACTGGGCCACGGGGCTCACCTACTGGGGCGACAGCGTCCCCGGCATGAAGGACTTCGTCGCGCTCCAGGCCCTGCACTCCGACGTGCCGAAGGACTTCTACACGCTGGCGTCCTACGTCCAGGGCCGCGTCCAGATCGAGGCGCTCAAGAAGGCCATCGAGGCGAAGGACGTCACCCGCGCGGGCTACCTGCAGGCGCTCAAGGGCATCACCGGCACCACCGCGGGCGGCATGACGGCGGAGCCGGTGGACCTGTCCCGGTTCCCGTATGAGACGGCGGTCAGCGTCCGCGTGCTCAAGCCCGTCCTGGACCAGGCCGGCTGGAGCGTCGTCGCCGAGTACGCGAAGCCGAAGGCCCTGGGCGCGTCTCCCGCCAAGGCGACCGATGACAGCAAGTAG